The proteins below are encoded in one region of Syntrophorhabdaceae bacterium:
- a CDS encoding MBL fold metallo-hydrolase yields MEGFIKFLGTGGARFVVARQIRATGGIWLNYKKTNLYIDPGPGAIVRVRASKDHLDPGNLDGIILTHKHIDHANDVNVMIEAMTDGGFKKKGTVYCPGDAIGDDPVIFRYVHRYMERMEILQELKTYTIKDITFTTSMRHIHPVETYGLLFHLNKKIGILTDTKYFEGLKDFYRADYLIVNVLRSKPIETNHVIDHLSTHDLKEIAKALKPEMVVMTHFGMNIIMEKPHLIAERLKQDTGVNIIAAHDGMKLEF; encoded by the coding sequence ATGGAAGGTTTTATTAAATTTCTTGGGACAGGTGGCGCAAGGTTTGTAGTGGCAAGGCAAATCAGGGCAACAGGGGGTATATGGCTGAATTATAAAAAGACAAATCTCTATATCGACCCTGGCCCTGGAGCCATAGTCCGGGTAAGGGCATCTAAAGACCATCTTGACCCTGGAAATCTCGATGGGATAATCCTCACCCACAAACATATTGATCATGCCAATGATGTAAATGTAATGATAGAGGCAATGACAGATGGTGGGTTTAAAAAAAAGGGCACTGTATATTGCCCCGGTGATGCCATAGGCGATGACCCTGTAATCTTTCGATATGTCCATCGTTATATGGAGAGGATGGAGATTTTGCAAGAGTTGAAAACTTATACTATCAAGGATATTACATTTACCACATCCATGAGGCATATCCATCCTGTAGAGACATACGGGTTGCTATTCCATCTCAACAAAAAGATAGGGATATTAACAGATACCAAATACTTTGAGGGGCTTAAAGATTTTTATAGGGCAGACTATCTCATAGTGAATGTCCTAAGGTCAAAACCCATAGAAACAAACCATGTTATAGACCATTTGTCCACCCATGACCTAAAAGAGATTGCAAAGGCCCTGAAACCAGAGATGGTGGTCATGACCCATTTTGGTATGAACATTATCATGGAAAAACCCCATCTCATAGCCGAGAGGCTAAAGCAAGACACAGGGGTAAATATAATAGCTGCCCATGATGGAATG